In Leucobacter insecticola, one DNA window encodes the following:
- a CDS encoding MFS transporter, whose translation MTETETGTRRTDARRSIAQRLDALPFTRKHGRVLTGSGIGWALDAMDVGLFSFIIAALTQQWGLSMGESGLIASIGFVGMAIGASLGGLIADRIGRRQVFAITLLIYGLATGASALAGGIAVLMVLRFFVGLGLGAELPVASTYVSEFAPARIRGRLIVILEAFWAVGWTASALIGYFVVPASEHGWRWAFAIGAIPALYAFAVRWGLPESPRWLAGRGRVAEAERIVETFEAQAGKARQAQDPGGDLVQDPAPSPVARSAGGRVAALWSREFRGRTLSIWLVWFCVNFAYYGAFIWIPSILVDAGFSLVRSFAFTLIITLAQLPGYAVAAWLIEVWGRRLTLSVFLVGSAVSATVFGTVHAEWAIIASGMALSFFNLGAWGALYAVTPEIYPTSLRATGAGWAAGVGRIASIIAPLLVPVLLLAGGSGLAFAVFAVFFVVAAAATWGLVDRRGETLDDR comes from the coding sequence ATGACTGAAACTGAGACCGGCACACGGCGCACTGATGCCAGGCGCAGCATCGCCCAGCGCCTTGACGCGCTGCCCTTCACCCGGAAACACGGTCGCGTGCTCACCGGCTCGGGCATCGGCTGGGCGCTCGACGCGATGGACGTCGGTCTCTTCTCGTTCATCATCGCCGCGCTGACTCAGCAGTGGGGTCTCAGCATGGGCGAGAGTGGGCTGATCGCTTCGATCGGTTTCGTTGGCATGGCGATCGGTGCAAGCCTGGGCGGACTGATTGCAGACCGGATCGGGCGACGCCAGGTGTTCGCGATCACGCTGCTCATCTACGGCCTCGCGACCGGGGCGAGTGCGCTCGCCGGAGGGATCGCGGTGCTGATGGTACTGCGCTTCTTTGTGGGTCTCGGGCTCGGAGCCGAGTTGCCCGTCGCCTCCACCTATGTGAGCGAGTTCGCCCCGGCCAGGATCCGCGGCCGCTTGATCGTGATCCTCGAAGCCTTCTGGGCCGTCGGTTGGACGGCTTCCGCGCTGATCGGCTACTTCGTGGTGCCGGCGTCTGAACATGGTTGGCGGTGGGCATTCGCGATCGGCGCCATTCCTGCGCTGTATGCGTTTGCGGTGCGTTGGGGATTGCCAGAATCGCCGCGCTGGCTGGCTGGCCGCGGTCGTGTCGCCGAGGCCGAGCGGATCGTTGAGACGTTCGAAGCGCAGGCCGGGAAGGCACGGCAGGCTCAGGATCCCGGTGGCGATCTGGTTCAGGATCCCGCCCCCTCGCCGGTCGCACGATCGGCGGGAGGACGGGTCGCGGCGCTCTGGTCGCGTGAGTTCCGGGGGCGAACACTGTCGATCTGGCTCGTCTGGTTCTGCGTCAACTTCGCCTACTACGGCGCGTTCATTTGGATCCCGAGCATCCTCGTCGATGCCGGGTTCAGCCTGGTGCGATCATTCGCGTTCACGCTCATCATTACGCTCGCTCAGCTTCCCGGCTACGCGGTCGCGGCCTGGCTGATCGAGGTGTGGGGGAGGCGGCTGACGCTTTCGGTGTTCCTGGTTGGATCGGCGGTCTCGGCAACAGTATTCGGCACCGTGCACGCCGAGTGGGCGATCATCGCCTCGGGCATGGCACTCTCCTTCTTCAACCTGGGGGCGTGGGGAGCACTGTACGCGGTGACCCCGGAGATCTATCCGACCTCGCTGCGCGCGACGGGCGCTGGCTGGGCGGCGGGGGTGGGGCGCATCGCCTCAATCATCGCGCCGCTGCTGGTGCCGGTGCTGCTGCTCGCCGGCGGATCCGGGCTCGCCTTCGCTGTTTTTGCGGTGTTTTTTGTTGTCGCAGCCGCGGCGACGTGGGGGCTCGTGGATCGGCGTGGCGAAACGCTTGACGATCGTTAG
- a CDS encoding type II toxin-antitoxin system VapC family toxin, with protein sequence MIFLDSCILIYAIEDGSERGDRVRAKLSTAEETLLVSPLVLHECLVGPLKDKRIELRERYFEAYRRLRKVPLGVDIYVQAAELRAHHGMKTPDALHLATAQRSRCRELWTNDKRLVAASNGLAVDIIGAA encoded by the coding sequence ATGATCTTCCTCGACAGTTGCATCCTGATCTACGCCATTGAAGACGGCAGTGAGCGAGGAGACCGCGTGCGAGCCAAGCTTTCCACTGCCGAAGAAACGCTCTTGGTGAGTCCGCTGGTGCTGCATGAGTGTCTGGTCGGCCCCTTGAAAGACAAGCGAATTGAACTGCGAGAAAGGTACTTTGAGGCCTACCGGCGGCTACGAAAGGTTCCACTTGGAGTTGACATCTATGTGCAAGCGGCTGAATTGCGTGCGCATCACGGCATGAAAACTCCGGACGCACTACACCTCGCGACTGCGCAACGTTCAAGATGCCGAGAGCTCTGGACGAATGACAAGCGCCTTGTCGCCGCCAGCAACGGATTGGCCGTCGACATTATCGGAGCTGCGTAG
- a CDS encoding type II toxin-antitoxin system Phd/YefM family antitoxin encodes MSTYSVFEARNSLSRLLAEARAGDEVVIANRGEPVAKLVSIDGGSDATGVSFAAWLEENPLPQRLGRPSEAIDVQILESRDAWE; translated from the coding sequence ATGTCGACCTACAGCGTCTTTGAAGCCCGCAACAGTCTTTCCAGACTGCTTGCGGAGGCTAGAGCTGGCGACGAGGTTGTGATCGCTAATCGAGGCGAGCCTGTTGCCAAGCTTGTCTCGATCGATGGTGGTTCAGATGCTACCGGGGTGAGTTTTGCTGCCTGGCTTGAAGAGAACCCGCTGCCTCAGAGGCTAGGTCGACCATCCGAGGCGATCGACGTGCAGATCCTTGAGTCTAGGGACGCTTGGGAATGA
- the trmB gene encoding tRNA (guanosine(46)-N7)-methyltransferase TrmB → MTPSQIKAWDDHEAKYVLDVDHGATVTGVADHVRLDPEQIFGRSAPLIVEIGSGQGHAILHASAAHPEKNFLAVEVFRAGLARTIIRAEKGGITNLRLAEVNAPELLEKALAAEVVDELWVFFPDPWAKVRHQKRRLVDADFARIAAGSLKPGGVLRLATDWEEYAEQMREVLDAAPGFRRGFEGEWAERYDGRVLTAFEKKGADKGRAIRDLSYVRD, encoded by the coding sequence ATGACTCCCTCGCAGATCAAAGCTTGGGATGACCACGAAGCCAAGTATGTGCTCGATGTGGATCACGGAGCCACTGTGACGGGTGTGGCGGATCATGTGCGGCTTGATCCCGAACAAATCTTTGGCCGATCCGCGCCGCTTATCGTTGAGATTGGATCGGGCCAGGGTCACGCGATCCTGCACGCTTCTGCGGCGCACCCCGAGAAGAACTTCTTGGCGGTGGAGGTGTTTCGGGCGGGGCTTGCGCGCACCATCATTCGCGCGGAAAAGGGCGGGATCACGAACCTTCGGCTCGCCGAGGTGAACGCGCCCGAGCTGTTGGAGAAGGCGCTGGCCGCTGAGGTCGTTGATGAGTTGTGGGTGTTTTTCCCTGATCCGTGGGCGAAAGTGAGGCACCAGAAGCGTCGCCTGGTTGACGCTGATTTCGCCCGGATCGCGGCCGGTTCGCTGAAGCCGGGCGGTGTGCTCCGTCTCGCGACCGACTGGGAAGAGTACGCGGAGCAGATGCGTGAGGTGCTCGATGCGGCCCCGGGGTTCCGGCGCGGCTTCGAGGGCGAGTGGGCCGAGCGGTACGACGGCCGAGTGCTCACCGCGTTCGAGAAGAAGGGCGCGGATAAGGGCCGCGCGATCCGGGATCTCAGTTACGTGCGTGACTAG
- the aroQ gene encoding type II 3-dehydroquinate dehydratase, with product MTRQILLVNGPNLNLLGTREPEIYGTSTLADVEALTSRTASEFGLTVGAVQSNHEGVLIDAIHAAREDCAAIIINPGGLTHTSVVLRDALSGVSLPVAEVHLSNVHAREPFRQHSYVSPVAAFVIAGCGVQGYDFAVRRIAALLAA from the coding sequence ATGACCAGGCAGATTCTGTTGGTGAACGGTCCGAATCTCAATCTGCTCGGCACCCGCGAACCCGAGATCTACGGCACCAGCACCCTCGCTGACGTCGAGGCGCTGACCTCTCGCACTGCCAGCGAATTCGGGTTGACGGTGGGCGCGGTGCAGAGCAACCACGAGGGTGTACTCATCGATGCAATCCACGCCGCCCGAGAAGACTGCGCCGCGATCATCATCAACCCGGGAGGTCTCACGCACACTTCGGTGGTGCTGCGCGATGCTCTCTCTGGAGTGTCACTGCCGGTTGCTGAGGTGCACCTTTCAAACGTGCACGCTCGCGAACCGTTCCGCCAGCACTCCTACGTCTCCCCCGTCGCGGCCTTCGTGATCGCAGGTTGCGGCGTGCAGGGCTACGACTTCGCCGTGCGTCGGATCGCCGCGCTTCTCGCAGCTTAA
- a CDS encoding TM2 domain-containing protein codes for MPQAQASEVGTRSFLVTWILSYLLGPLGVDRFYLGKIGTGVLKLVTFGGLGVWALVDLILVLVSAQRDKQGMKLEGYDQHKKLAWIITAVLIVLGGISGAINASTMMSSF; via the coding sequence ATGCCACAGGCACAGGCATCTGAGGTTGGAACCCGATCCTTCTTGGTGACGTGGATCCTGAGCTACCTGCTCGGCCCGCTGGGAGTTGACCGCTTCTATTTGGGTAAGATCGGCACCGGTGTGCTGAAGCTTGTAACCTTTGGTGGACTGGGGGTGTGGGCGCTGGTCGATCTCATTCTTGTGCTTGTAAGTGCGCAGCGCGATAAGCAAGGAATGAAGCTTGAAGGATACGATCAGCACAAGAAGCTGGCTTGGATCATCACCGCTGTGCTCATCGTGCTCGGCGGCATTAGCGGCGCAATTAACGCCAGCACGATGATGTCGAGCTTCTAA
- a CDS encoding ATP-binding cassette domain-containing protein has translation MNALHPADSHDRIRVQGAREHNLKDVSVDLPKRRLTVFTGVSGSGKSSLVFATIAAESQRLINETYSAFVQGFMPSQARPDVDVLEGLTTAIIVDQERMGANPRSTVGTATDVNAMLRIVFSRLGEPHIGSPNAFSFNIASISGAGAVTLEKGGKKIKERRSFEVLGGMCSTCEGRGTISDFALDELYDADKSLAEGALKVPGFSMDGWYGRIFAVVLPMETPIKEFTEEQLHILLHNEPIKVKAEGVNVTYEGLIPRIQKSMLSKDREGMQSHVRAFVDRAIVFNPCPACDGTRLNETARSSKIKGFSIADACAMQISDLAEWVRGINDPGLAPLIAKLLDTLDSFVQIGLGYLSLDRPTGTLSGGESQRTKMIRHLGSSITDATYVFDEPSIGLHPHDMQRMNQLLLKLRDKGNTVLVVEHKPEMIQIADHVVDLGPGAGAGGGEICFEGTVDQLRTSDTRTGRHFNDRATLKPSTRTSTGSIEVRGADRYNLQGIDVSVPLGVLCVVTGVAGSGKSTLIHGYVSTQEGVVAVDQGAIKGSRRSNPATYTGLLDPVRTAFAKANGVKPALFSANSEGACPECKGAGIIFTDLGMMATMESPCEVCEGKRFAAEVLEYTLGGKNIAEVLDLSMADAREFFAAAESKVPKAVKILDPLVDVGLGYLTLGQPLSTLSGGERQRLKLAIHMIEDAEVYVLDEPTTGLHLADVDLLLGLLDRLVDAGKSVIVIEHHQAVMAHADWIIDIGPGAGQQGGTIVFEGTPQDLVAAKSTITGEHLAEYVGV, from the coding sequence ATGAACGCGTTACATCCCGCAGACTCACACGACCGCATACGAGTGCAGGGCGCCCGCGAGCACAACCTCAAAGACGTCAGTGTCGACCTCCCGAAGCGCCGCCTGACGGTCTTCACCGGGGTGTCAGGATCGGGCAAGAGCTCCCTCGTATTCGCGACGATCGCGGCCGAATCCCAGCGCCTGATCAACGAAACCTACAGCGCCTTCGTGCAGGGCTTTATGCCCAGCCAGGCCCGCCCAGACGTCGACGTGCTCGAGGGACTTACCACGGCGATCATCGTTGACCAGGAGCGGATGGGGGCAAACCCCCGCTCAACGGTCGGCACCGCCACCGACGTCAATGCGATGCTGCGCATTGTGTTCTCCAGGCTCGGTGAGCCCCATATCGGATCCCCCAACGCATTTTCCTTTAACATCGCCTCGATCAGCGGCGCCGGCGCCGTCACCCTCGAAAAGGGTGGCAAAAAGATCAAGGAGCGGCGCAGCTTCGAGGTGCTCGGCGGCATGTGCTCCACTTGCGAGGGCCGCGGCACCATCAGCGATTTTGCGCTCGACGAGCTGTACGACGCTGACAAGTCACTCGCCGAGGGCGCGCTCAAGGTGCCCGGTTTCAGCATGGACGGCTGGTATGGCCGCATCTTCGCGGTCGTCCTCCCCATGGAAACTCCGATCAAGGAGTTCACAGAAGAGCAACTACATATCCTGCTCCACAACGAGCCGATCAAAGTGAAAGCCGAGGGCGTCAACGTCACCTACGAGGGGCTGATCCCGCGGATTCAGAAATCCATGCTGTCGAAGGATCGCGAGGGGATGCAGTCGCATGTTCGCGCCTTCGTGGATCGCGCCATCGTCTTCAACCCGTGCCCCGCCTGCGACGGCACGCGCCTCAACGAGACGGCGCGATCCTCCAAGATCAAGGGCTTCAGCATCGCCGACGCCTGCGCTATGCAGATCTCGGATCTCGCCGAGTGGGTGCGCGGGATCAACGACCCCGGTCTCGCGCCGCTCATCGCAAAACTGCTCGATACCCTCGATTCCTTCGTGCAAATTGGGCTGGGCTATCTGAGCCTTGACCGCCCGACCGGCACGCTATCGGGAGGCGAGTCGCAACGCACCAAAATGATTCGGCATCTCGGCTCAAGCATCACCGACGCCACCTACGTCTTCGATGAGCCGTCGATCGGGCTCCACCCGCACGATATGCAGCGCATGAATCAATTGCTGCTGAAGCTGCGAGACAAGGGCAATACGGTGTTGGTGGTGGAGCACAAGCCGGAGATGATCCAGATCGCCGACCACGTGGTGGATCTTGGCCCCGGCGCAGGTGCGGGCGGCGGCGAGATCTGCTTCGAGGGGACCGTTGATCAGCTACGCACGTCAGACACCCGCACCGGCAGGCACTTCAACGACCGTGCCACACTGAAACCCTCGACGCGTACAAGCACCGGCAGTATCGAAGTACGCGGGGCGGATCGCTACAATCTGCAGGGCATCGACGTCAGCGTGCCGCTCGGAGTGCTGTGCGTGGTGACGGGGGTCGCAGGGTCGGGCAAGAGCACGCTCATCCACGGCTACGTCTCGACGCAGGAGGGTGTGGTCGCGGTGGATCAGGGCGCAATCAAGGGTTCGCGCCGTTCCAATCCCGCCACATACACAGGACTGTTGGATCCCGTGCGCACCGCGTTCGCGAAGGCCAATGGCGTGAAGCCCGCGCTCTTCAGCGCGAACTCAGAGGGCGCCTGCCCCGAGTGCAAAGGCGCCGGCATCATCTTCACGGATCTCGGCATGATGGCGACGATGGAGAGCCCCTGCGAAGTTTGCGAGGGAAAGCGTTTCGCAGCCGAGGTGCTTGAATACACGCTCGGCGGCAAGAACATCGCCGAGGTCCTGGATCTGAGTATGGCGGACGCACGTGAGTTCTTCGCCGCGGCCGAATCGAAGGTGCCAAAAGCGGTAAAGATCCTGGATCCGCTCGTCGATGTCGGCCTCGGATATCTCACCCTCGGGCAGCCGCTCTCGACGCTCTCGGGCGGCGAACGTCAACGCCTAAAGCTCGCGATCCATATGATCGAAGACGCCGAAGTCTACGTGCTCGATGAGCCGACGACCGGCCTGCACTTAGCCGACGTCGACCTGTTGCTCGGGCTCCTCGACCGCTTGGTCGACGCAGGCAAGAGCGTGATCGTGATCGAGCACCATCAGGCGGTCATGGCGCACGCCGACTGGATCATCGACATCGGCCCCGGGGCCGGTCAGCAGGGTGGCACGATCGTCTTTGAGGGCACCCCGCAGGATCTCGTCGCTGCGAAATCAACGATCACGGGCGAACACCTCGCGGAGTACGTGGGGGTCTAG
- a CDS encoding amino acid permease: MEVAHTPDPKFDKSPFSDPVSPETSAGSTVVHKKLRPRHITMITLGGIIGAALFVGSGNVIRAVGPAAIVSYLIGGLLVFLAMRMLGEMAAARPAIGSFMEYARVGLGNWAAYLVGWLYWYFWVGVIAFEAVLAGGTMHDWFPILPSWAWSLIMLAVFVGVNLISVRAFGEIEFWLASIKVLAIIVFLGAGVLFMFGLWPDSTNTISNLWAHGGFAPKGVGVIFTGVALVIFSYFGTEIAVMASAESDDPAKGIRQATNTVIWRILLFFVGAVLVIVTIVPWNELPKPEDTATAPFTYVFTLLGLPNAGVIMQLVIFTAIISVLNSGLYSASRMFASLAGQGFAPRFVAKRARNGIPVFALLASTSGGIIATIFNFAAPGSGIFDFIMNSAGLVALFVYAFISLTQMRLRQKMTPEEVAGLKLKMWFHPWLNIFLIAAIAAIFVAMLFTEDGSTQVWTSLIATAVLVAFWPLVRRNLKKRKTTGAHPRD; encoded by the coding sequence ATGGAAGTTGCTCACACCCCTGACCCCAAGTTCGACAAGTCGCCATTTAGCGACCCCGTCTCCCCTGAAACCTCCGCGGGTTCAACCGTAGTTCACAAGAAACTTCGACCGCGCCACATCACGATGATCACGCTCGGCGGCATCATCGGTGCAGCACTGTTCGTAGGATCAGGAAACGTGATCCGCGCAGTGGGGCCTGCCGCCATTGTCTCCTACCTGATCGGAGGCTTGCTCGTCTTCCTCGCGATGCGCATGCTGGGGGAAATGGCCGCCGCACGACCGGCCATCGGATCGTTCATGGAGTACGCGCGTGTCGGGCTCGGCAACTGGGCTGCGTATCTTGTCGGCTGGCTCTACTGGTATTTCTGGGTGGGCGTTATCGCATTTGAAGCGGTGCTTGCCGGTGGCACCATGCACGACTGGTTTCCGATCTTGCCTTCGTGGGCGTGGTCACTCATCATGCTCGCCGTCTTTGTCGGCGTGAACCTCATCTCGGTGCGCGCTTTTGGTGAGATCGAGTTCTGGCTGGCGAGCATCAAAGTGCTCGCCATCATCGTATTCCTCGGTGCGGGCGTGCTGTTCATGTTTGGCTTGTGGCCCGATTCAACGAACACGATCTCCAACTTATGGGCGCACGGCGGTTTCGCACCGAAGGGCGTCGGCGTGATCTTCACGGGCGTCGCACTCGTGATCTTCTCCTACTTCGGAACCGAAATCGCGGTCATGGCCTCTGCAGAATCGGATGATCCTGCCAAGGGGATCCGTCAAGCAACGAACACGGTCATCTGGCGCATCCTGCTGTTCTTTGTCGGCGCCGTATTGGTGATCGTCACCATCGTGCCCTGGAACGAACTCCCCAAACCCGAAGACACCGCGACGGCACCCTTCACCTACGTCTTCACGCTGTTGGGGCTCCCGAACGCCGGCGTCATTATGCAGTTGGTCATCTTCACCGCAATAATCTCGGTGTTGAACTCGGGTCTCTACTCCGCCTCTCGCATGTTCGCCTCGCTCGCTGGCCAAGGATTCGCGCCGCGTTTCGTGGCCAAGCGCGCCAGAAACGGGATCCCCGTCTTTGCTCTCCTCGCTTCGACCAGCGGTGGGATCATCGCAACCATCTTCAACTTCGCGGCCCCGGGTTCGGGGATCTTCGATTTCATTATGAACTCCGCCGGTCTCGTCGCGCTGTTCGTTTATGCGTTCATCTCACTGACTCAGATGCGGCTCCGGCAAAAGATGACCCCGGAAGAAGTTGCGGGATTGAAACTCAAGATGTGGTTCCACCCGTGGCTCAACATCTTCCTGATCGCGGCAATCGCTGCGATCTTCGTGGCGATGCTGTTCACTGAAGATGGCTCCACTCAGGTGTGGACGAGCCTCATTGCGACGGCGGTGCTCGTCGCCTTCTGGCCCCTTGTACGCCGCAACCTCAAGAAGCGCAAGACCACTGGGGCGCATCCGCGTGACTAG
- a CDS encoding TIGR00730 family Rossman fold protein has protein sequence MNENPDESLNGAIAALMTEAGIKDQRALVRRIIQAGIGLGQDAVTRPDLKLTAAVVEEMRAAFKTFAPYRGTPKVTIFGSARTHSEDPLWLMTEATARNFAERGWFVVTGAGPGIMEAAATGAGPEHSLGVSIRLPFEEHANAVVAQDDRLVSMKYFFTRKVMLVKEASGFVCLPGGFGTLDETLELLTLQQTGKMIPTPIVLLDRPGGSYWRGFAQFVTKELAGTGMISIDDLDRVLITDSVDEAIAEITGFWRNYDSLRWVGDRLVLRLRTAPSDADLASLNEHFSGLCLAGRIERTEPLEVERDEPDLLSLPRIIFTPRPRAVGDLHRLIRALNQLG, from the coding sequence ATGAACGAGAACCCGGATGAGTCCCTGAACGGTGCCATCGCCGCACTGATGACCGAGGCGGGAATCAAGGATCAGCGTGCCCTTGTTCGGCGCATTATTCAGGCCGGAATCGGGCTGGGTCAGGATGCCGTGACCCGACCAGATCTGAAGCTCACCGCGGCCGTAGTCGAAGAGATGCGGGCGGCATTCAAGACCTTTGCCCCATACCGGGGTACTCCCAAAGTAACCATTTTTGGTTCGGCACGTACTCACTCCGAAGATCCACTGTGGCTGATGACCGAGGCGACCGCGCGCAATTTCGCCGAGCGGGGATGGTTCGTGGTAACGGGGGCCGGCCCCGGAATCATGGAAGCCGCGGCGACGGGCGCAGGCCCTGAGCACTCACTCGGTGTGTCGATCCGGCTACCCTTTGAAGAACACGCGAACGCGGTCGTGGCACAGGATGACCGTCTCGTGTCGATGAAATACTTCTTCACCCGCAAGGTGATGCTGGTGAAAGAAGCGAGCGGATTCGTCTGCCTGCCCGGTGGTTTCGGCACGCTCGACGAAACGCTAGAGCTGCTGACACTGCAGCAGACCGGGAAAATGATCCCGACCCCGATCGTGTTGCTGGATCGGCCGGGCGGGAGCTATTGGCGTGGCTTCGCCCAGTTCGTGACAAAGGAACTCGCGGGCACCGGCATGATCTCGATCGATGATCTTGATCGGGTGCTCATAACCGACTCGGTTGACGAGGCGATCGCCGAGATCACGGGTTTCTGGCGCAACTATGATTCACTGCGCTGGGTGGGTGACCGCCTGGTGCTGCGCTTGCGCACTGCTCCCAGTGACGCGGATCTTGCGAGCCTCAACGAACACTTCTCCGGGCTCTGTCTTGCGGGAAGGATTGAGCGCACCGAGCCTCTCGAAGTTGAGCGGGACGAGCCTGACCTGCTGAGCCTGCCGCGCATCATCTTCACCCCGCGGCCGCGTGCGGTGGGGGATCTGCACCGCCTAATCCGCGCGCTAAACCAGCTCGGATAG
- a CDS encoding L-serine ammonia-lyase, producing MAISTFDLFSVGIGPSSSHTVGPMRAAQRFVTELQRSGTLSSVAALNVDLYGSLAATGQGHGTFPAVLLGLEGYDPALILPEEVERAITRIEADGKLRLGAQVGAQDPDSAPEIAFGLADLVLRPLTVLPRHTNGMRFRVSNAAGKVIDEQTYFSVGGGFVIREGEEDEAQAELASSHAVQPYPFTTALELLAHAEGNGLSIAEVMLANELVARDEAEIRTGLAHIWDVMEECKNNALRRTGVLPGGLNVRRRAPEWHRRLLEQDPDRDPRFWQEWANLVALAVNEENASGGRVVTAPTNGAAGIIPAVLFYATHYVTLPAGGKAEAIADFLLTAAAIGVLYKEQASISGAEVGCQGEVGSASSMAAAGLAHVLGGTPAQVENAAEIAMEHNLGLTCDPVGGLVQIPCIERNAIAASKAINAAKMALMGDGSHHVSLDQVIVTMRETGRDMSDMYKETARGGLAVNVVEC from the coding sequence GTGGCAATTAGCACCTTCGACCTTTTCAGCGTGGGGATTGGGCCGTCCAGTTCCCATACAGTCGGCCCGATGCGTGCAGCCCAGCGCTTCGTCACCGAACTGCAACGATCCGGCACCCTGAGTTCCGTCGCGGCGCTGAACGTGGACCTCTACGGTTCGCTCGCCGCGACGGGCCAGGGGCACGGAACGTTTCCGGCGGTACTGCTCGGTCTCGAGGGCTATGACCCCGCGCTGATCCTGCCCGAAGAGGTCGAGCGTGCCATCACGCGCATCGAAGCGGACGGGAAGCTGCGGCTCGGTGCCCAGGTGGGTGCGCAGGATCCCGATTCCGCACCCGAGATCGCTTTTGGGCTCGCGGACCTGGTGCTTCGCCCGCTCACGGTGCTGCCGCGCCACACAAACGGCATGCGCTTTCGGGTGAGCAATGCCGCGGGAAAAGTGATTGACGAACAGACGTACTTCTCTGTGGGTGGCGGTTTTGTGATCCGCGAGGGAGAGGAAGATGAGGCTCAGGCCGAACTTGCCTCCTCCCACGCGGTGCAGCCCTACCCCTTCACCACGGCCCTCGAACTCCTAGCGCATGCCGAGGGGAACGGGCTATCTATTGCCGAGGTGATGCTCGCCAACGAGCTCGTCGCACGCGATGAGGCCGAGATCCGCACCGGCCTCGCTCACATTTGGGACGTCATGGAGGAGTGCAAAAACAACGCGCTACGACGCACCGGTGTGCTGCCCGGCGGACTGAATGTGCGGCGGCGGGCGCCCGAGTGGCATCGCCGCCTGCTGGAGCAGGATCCGGACCGGGATCCGCGCTTCTGGCAAGAGTGGGCGAACCTCGTCGCGCTCGCCGTCAATGAGGAGAACGCTTCGGGCGGTCGGGTAGTAACGGCGCCCACGAACGGCGCTGCGGGGATCATTCCCGCCGTGCTGTTCTATGCGACGCACTACGTGACGCTGCCCGCGGGAGGAAAAGCGGAAGCCATTGCCGACTTTCTGCTCACCGCCGCCGCAATCGGGGTGCTGTATAAGGAGCAGGCTTCGATCTCGGGTGCCGAGGTCGGCTGCCAGGGAGAAGTCGGGTCTGCCTCGTCAATGGCTGCTGCCGGGCTCGCTCACGTGCTCGGGGGAACCCCTGCGCAGGTAGAGAACGCGGCCGAAATTGCGATGGAGCACAACCTCGGCCTCACCTGCGATCCCGTCGGCGGGCTCGTGCAGATCCCGTGCATCGAGCGCAACGCCATCGCGGCCTCGAAAGCGATCAACGCCGCCAAGATGGCGCTCATGGGAGACGGGAGCCACCACGTCAGTCTCGATCAGGTGATTGTAACGATGCGCGAGACCGGGCGCGACATGAGCGACATGTACAAGGAAACCGCGCGGGGTGGCCTCGCCGTGAACGTCGTGGAGTGCTAG
- the gcvH gene encoding glycine cleavage system protein GcvH, with the protein MSTVRNGLKYSVEHEWITDGSPATVGVSEVAVDALGEIVYLELPEVGATVTAGEVCGEIESTKSTSELYSPATGEVVEVNAAAVDDPAMINAEPYGSGWLFKVAVTELGPLQSPEEYAAANDAEVS; encoded by the coding sequence ATGAGCACGGTACGCAACGGACTAAAGTACTCCGTCGAACACGAGTGGATCACCGATGGGAGCCCGGCCACGGTCGGCGTCTCCGAAGTGGCCGTTGATGCGCTTGGCGAGATTGTCTACCTCGAACTGCCCGAGGTCGGCGCTACTGTCACCGCTGGTGAAGTTTGCGGCGAGATCGAATCCACGAAGTCGACGTCTGAACTCTACTCACCGGCCACGGGCGAGGTTGTCGAGGTGAACGCCGCCGCGGTCGACGATCCCGCGATGATCAATGCCGAGCCCTACGGCTCCGGTTGGCTCTTCAAAGTTGCAGTGACCGAGCTTGGCCCGCTGCAGTCGCCGGAAGAATACGCCGCCGCGAACGACGCCGAAGTGTCTTAG